The Carassius auratus strain Wakin chromosome 19, ASM336829v1, whole genome shotgun sequence genomic sequence GGTATTTTCCTGGGTGGAGATACAGTCGTGTGTATACAGGGTGAATAGTTTAGGACTGAGACAGCAGCCTTGTGGTGATCCTGTGCTGATGATGAGCTCTGCAGACACCTTCCTTCCCATCCTCACCACCTGTGGTCTTTCAGTCAGGAAATCCAGGATCCAATTACAGGTGGGAGTCGGGACGCCGAGGTCTGTCAGCTTCTCAGTCAGCCTGCCCGGGCGGATGGTGTTAAAAGCCGAACTGTAATCCAGGAACAACGTTCTGACATATGTTCCTCTGTTGTCCAGGTGTTGCAGGATATAGTGTAGAGCAAAGGCCACTGCGTCGTCCACTGAACGGTTGGGACGGTAGGCGAACTGGAGGGGGTCGATCGTGTCCGGGACCATGTGATTAATATGTGTGAGAACCAGTTTTTCCAAACACTTCATGGCGACTGGCGTGAGTGCCACTGGCCTGAAGTCGTTCAGGGTGGCTGGATTTAGCTTTTTTGGAACTGGTACAATGGTGGAGGATTTAAAAATACGGGGGACTACTGCTTGGTTTAGAGACAAGTTAAAAATGTCTACATACACACCAGTGAGTTGTTCTGCGCAGGCcttcaggactctgggagggacGCCGTCTGGTCCCACAGCCTTGTGGGGGTTCACCTGCCTCAGAGCTTTCAGGACCTGTGTGGGTGTCACCTGAAAGACAGTGTCCGTGGGGTTGCAGGGGGCTTTTAAAGGAGTGTCTTTGTTCATTCTGTCAAACCTGGTGTAGAAGGTATTAAGGCTGTCTGGGAGGGTGACATCCAGGGGATCTGTGGCAGGTACTATTTCCTTGTAGTTTGTGACTGCTTGGATTCCCTGCCACATACTGCGCGTGTTGTTACTTAGGTAAAATCTTTCAAGTTTTTGAGAATACGCCCTCTTTGCAGCTCTGATGGACTTCTGTAGCTCATACCGGGCTTTCTTGTACTCCCTTTGGTCTCCTGACTTAAAAGCTTCCTGCCTTTTCCTGatcttttgttttatatttccattAAACCAAGGTTTCTGGTTTGGAAACACACGCACAGTTCTGGGAGGTGCACATGTAGATGTGCACCAGCTGATGTAGTCACTCACAGCCTCTGTGTATTCATGGATGTCATCTGTAGCCTCCTTAAAGATGTTCCAGTCTGTGGCCTCTAAACAACCCTGCAGGCTAGCCTGTGCACTGTCAGTCCAGGTGTTAACAGTTTTTATTGTGACTGGCTGTGCCTTAAGCCTCTTGATGTAGGTGGGCTTAAGCCGGATTGCCAGATGGTCAGACTTGCCGAAATGAGGTTTTGGTTCAGCTATAAAAGCATTTCTGATATTGCTGTAACAGTGGTCCAGTATCTTATTTTCTCTAGTTGGAAAAGTCACAAACTGATACAGTTTTGGCATGTTTTTCTTAAGATTACAATGATTAAAATCTCCCAGAATAATAAAAGCAGCATCAGGATATTTGTTTTCATGCTCGTTGATCATGTCATGTAGCTCCCTGAGTGCAGCCTCTTCTTTGGCGGAGGGGGGAATATACACAACAGTCACAATAATGCATTGCAGTTCTCTGGGTAAGTAAAACGGCCGTAGCTTCAAAGTTAAAAACTCCACATTCTCAGAGCAAGATTTAGAAATAAGCTTACAGTCGGTACACCAAGTCTGTTTGACGAGGACGGCAGTTCCTCCGCCACGAGTCTTGCCGCTATCCACTGCGCTCCGGTCCTCCCTGAAGGCCGTATAGCCATCTGGTGTTATCGCCTCGTCGGGTGTCCTTTTCCCCAGCCATGTTTCACAGAAGCACAGCATGGAGCAGTCCTGTATGTCCCTTTGCGTGGAGATCCGAACCCGAAGCTCATCCATCTTGTTTAGCAGAGACTGGACGTTAGCAAAGAGTATGACTGGGAGGGCTAACCTTCCACTGCTAACCAAACGCCGCAGTCGTCGTTCGGCCCCTCCCCGCCTACCGCGTCTCCGCCTGGGCCTGTTGTTGTCCGGGTGTCGGCCTAGCGTCTTGTCGCCGTCTCTTGCTAGCTCAGGATAGGAGCTAAGCGTGCTCGTGTCTAAATGTCCGAAGTGACTGAACTCTCTCAGCCATAATAGGGTCGCCCGGTCGTAAATGTCATTTGCTGACCATGCTGTTACGATAGTATAGCGCAAAATaacaagaaataaacaaaatactaaTTTGACTCTGAGAGCTCCGCGACGTCGCCCTCTCAgtcgtttagcagatgcttttatccaaagcaacttacaaattaggacaatggaagcaatcaaaatcaactaaagagcaatgatatccaagtgctataacaagtttcagttagtttaacacagtacacatagcaaagattaacaaaaataatttaataataaaaaaagaatagagcaagctattgTTAGAGGCCTTTTTAGCCTTTggtaattgtataataaataaaaaagaaaaccgatcgaatacaaaaagattagagaagctaaatagagtgcaagtctgctATAGATCCGCTGGTGAATTAGCAACACTACTAACAGTTATTCAAAGGAAACTATGAATTAATCATGAATAGAATAGTCTGTGTAActgtagttaactaaaactaaatgtattaaaatcatTTCTGTTAACGGaagctaaaatatattttttatatgaaaaatgaaatgcaatttaGAATATTTGTTTTGGCGGCTAAAATAACAtaagttgaagtattaaaattactaaaactaaaataaagctaaatagaaatttaatcattttcattagtttttgtttttatttttataaaataaaataaaaaacaaaatataaaaaatctaattgaaaataaaaattgagtTGTGGCATAAAATGGAGAAAGTATTGTATTCAttaacaaattatgtttttgttatatgtatttttacatcATCCTTgatacatgtacttactataacagtaaattaagcataattacatgcaactaactCTAAACCAAATCCTAATCCCATAGTAAATTCAAGCTGTTAGTTGATATATTccgtatttaaatgtttaattacactgtaacaaggacaacttaaaataaagtatgaacTGAAATTGCTTTGTTTGACACAAATAAGATAAAGGCAACTGACGACGAGTACATTTTTATACAAGGAATGAAAGGTTTTGAATTCGTAATAACTCTCTCTTACCATAAAGAGgtcttttctattattattattattctttttcccATTAAGATCCACTTGAACAAAAGTGCTAAGCATTTTCTCTGTGCTGAAATGCTCTGCACATACTGTTAATTTCAAACTGAAATGAATTGGGTTCTtgctaaaagaaaaaagagaaaaacttcAGTGACTCTTTGATAATCTTTGGGATCTTTATAGAAGTGTATTCAGAGCAGAAGCCACCACACACAGGGGGAACAGCCCAAGGTTTGAcaagtatttttttacattaattttgattatactTAGTTGTGTTTAGGAATAATAATGACCTTATTACCTCACAGTGACTTGGCACCCAGTAGGCTTCACTGATGTGTAAACGTGGACATCTACGTGTTGATGCATTTCATTATTGATGCAATGTATGTAATGCTTCTAAGTAAAATGTCTTTCCCTGTGATATGATCTCTTTAAAGATGAACATGCTGTCATTGCCACAATATATTTCAGCGGTTGTACAGATGCAGCCAAATTGAGGTTCTTTATTTCGCCTTAAACCATTCAGGAAACTACTACTTTGTGTTTACAAGaacagtacatttattaaaaacacgcTCCTTGGGAAGAACACATACATTGTGTTTGGCGTAAAAACCCTTTGTGAAAATGTTTCAGCTCTGTGAAGATGTGTGCTCTCATTTCAGTGTACAAATGGGCACCTGATGTGCGCAGGCTGCTTCATCCACCTGCTTGCTGACGCGCGTCTAAAAGAGGAGCAGGCCACGTGTCCCAACTGCCGCTGTGAGATCAGTAAGAGTCTGTGTTGCAGGAACCTAGCGGTGGAGAAAGCCGTGAGTGAACTGCCTTCTGAGTGCAGCTACTGCCTCAAACAGTTCCCTCGCTCCAGCCTCGAGCGCCATCAAACAGAGGAGTGCCAGGACAGGTACTGTTGACCCCGAATCAGCCAGATTATGTACAACATACATGTAAAGCCAAAGGGGTGAATTCACTAAATAGCTGTCCCACTCTTTTTTCAGCACAAAACGCCTACTTTAAGTGTAAATTCGTATTGCTATGGATTATGATCGTTCAAATGAGTTTTTATCCTAAAAGCCAGTGCTAATTAAAGTTTGCATAAAATGGAAATTGCAACCGTTTTTGCTTAACTTTTTATAACGTTTATCCAAATGATGCAGCTTCTCAAATGAGAAACAAATAAGGGGACTTGCATTTGTCCATCGGGAATTGATTAGACTGTTGCCGTTCACTAATTTTTGCGATCGTTTCTTGTGAGTGACAGGTTGCTGGAGGGGAAGGATTGAAACTCATCTGGCCAGTGGACAGCTGTTTTTGTCCAGCCCTTGTACTGGTGTTTGTCATGGGAGAGGAGATGTCTTTGCAAGGCGACAAGAAtgttgattaaagattatgaagatGCATggctttttttaaaagaaacaattataaatcttttataataaatactacaaaattgtccattttgatttcaggGTCACAATGTTGTGCTATTACAATTTGCAAAAAGCAGTCAACGTTTTGTTTAAAAGTGAAATTTGTGTCTGTTTTAgtgaaatgtaatgaaaataaatttaaaactgAACTTTATAAGTGATGCAACCGGGAACAAATCCAGACATGATTACAAGCAAACATTTAGCTATGTAAAAAAGATTTGTCAGAAGATGCTTTTTAAGCTCGAATTTTTCAGAGTAATATGACTTTGGTGCAACCATGTAATTTCAATCAGTGGTGGCAAATGGTTTAAACTGTTTAGTGAATTCTCCTATTCCTCATTTATTCATAAAGACAAATATATTCGACTTGGACTATACAAGGCTCATGCATCCACTCAGAAAATAAAAGTCTCTTCAAAATTCGATATAActgtaatattaattataaacagggcttgaaaactatttttttaaacaattatctTTGCCTATAAAAggctcataataataataataatgtgcagcgttttctttactcaaaaataaaaaaataaataaacggctgCGTCTGGACAAAAAGCGGTGCTCGAACACACCGCACAGACTTCTCCAGACTGCAAACTAACATCTGGGCCTGCATGAGAGAAACTAGCTGTCCATATCagcagcttttaatactatatatttgtcattcaaaaggagaaactgaaacaaaatacGAGAATAAATGCAGATATATGAAACCATAATAAAGACTAACGAAGCTGATATAGGGAATGTTCTTGGTGTGGATAGGCCTTTATAGTcacatttagcagattagagctgggtgttattatatttcacattttgcaATGATGTAAACAATCAAGCATTTGATATATGGTATTATTGTACATATCACCTTATGTGAATGTCCTATAAGGATGCGTGTAGTTGGAAAAGTTCATCAGAGATAATATAGCTTTCACAAATGATTTACTTGATTCAATGCTCATTCATTTTACACTTGATCTTTAGAGATGATGGTTGGACGTTTCTTTAATGATTTCTATTGGAAATAGAGTGACGCAGTGCAAGTACAAGCGGATTGGCTGCCCGTGGAAGGGTCCGTTCCATGAGCTCAGCGCTCATGAGGCAGAGTGTTCCCACCCATCCAAAACCGGCATGGAGCTGATGGGCATCCTGGACGAGATGGACCAGAGCCATCGCAGAGAGCTACAGCTCTACAACAGCATCTTTAGCCTGCTGTGCTTTGAGAAGATCGGTTTTACAGGTACATAGAAAACCTTAAAGGAAATCAGTcaccaaaaaggaaaatttgctgaaaatgcaccCAACCCTAAGCCATCCAAGGTGTAGattggtttatttattcattgaatcagatttggagaaattcagcagtACActattttcacttcacaatacatTTAtcggttattgtgatgtttttatcagttgtttggactctcattctgacgggacacacattcactgcagaggatcctttagCAAGTAAAgctgtaatgctaaatttctccaaatctgttctgatgaagaaattcatctacatcttggatagcctgaaaGCTGGAATACATTTTCAGCCAATTAAAATTACAGGGTGAACTATTCTTGTATGTGTTCTTTAACATGGTTCTAGAACTTGAATATTATTTTGCTACAGGACAATtgcttgatttaaaatgctgaaatCTGGGCTGAAGTAAGCTAATAACCTGTAATCTTATTGGTCTTTGCTCCAGAGGTGCAGTTCCGGCCGTACCGCACCGACGACTTCATCACGCGACTTTACTATGAGACACCGCGCTTCACAGTGTTAAACCAGACCTGGGTGCTGAAGGCACGGGTCAACGACTCAGAGCGCAACCCCAACCTGTCCTGCAAACGCACGCTGTCCTTCCAGCTCATCCTGAAGAGCAAAGTGAACTCTGCCCTGGAGTGCTCTTTCCTGCTCCTGAAGGGCCCGTACGATGATGTGAAAATCAAACCTGTCATCCAGCACCACGTCTTCTCCAACGACGCCAATGAAACAGAGTACGCCCTGCTGCCCATCAGCGACAGCGTGGAGTGCAACAAGCTGCTGGCTGCCAAAAACATCAACCTCCGCCTCTTCATCTTTCAGATCCAGAAATAGAGGCACGAGACGACAGATGGAAGAAACGGATCAGAAGACAGTAGGAGGAAGAGGGGATGGGGTGAACAAAGAAGCAAAGAGGGGAGACGAGCACCACAGAACCACAGATACCTCTACGGGAGCAAAAGAAGGATGAATACGACCCATCAGTACTGCAGtagattgtttgtttgtgtgtgagtgtgtgtgtgtgtgtgtgtgtgtgtgtgtgtgtgtgtgtgtgttgttgctgGTTAGCTTTCAGACCCTCTACGGCCAAAACGAAGTCAACAGTTTCACCCAACACCCTGCAGAGTGGGACAGGCCGGAATGAACAACACCAAGAGTCTGGgactgtatttgtgtgtttttttgggcCTGTTTGTGTGGATGTCAAGTCAGTGAAGACCAACAAAGATGAGTGATGTAAGGAACAAGGCCGAGCGAGCGCTAGAGATAGAGACCGGTGTAGTGCAGCCAATCATTCAGGCAGCGTTCAACTCtgcgtttgtttgttttcactcaGTTTTCAGACCTTCCTCTCGAGGCTTACCCACACACGCTGCGGCACAGTGGCCACAACTGCTTTAAGTGTATTTTTGTATCTGAAGGTGGCCATTTTCATTGAAGCGCTGCAGTACAGTTAAGCTGAACAAAATGGCTGCTGAACCCACAACCCGAAAAATGCGATTTgcatgtttttagtttttcagtgTGCTCTCTGGAACCGGTTTTAGTTGCGTAGCATCACAGCCTTGTAATCTAACTTAGGTTTGACcttattaacacatttatttattaacctgTGAATCTTGCCTTTTCCCCCCTTCCTGTGAATTTTCCTCATTATCTAGTCCTGTTCAACCCCCCTGGTTTGTGAACACAGGTACTCACTTCATGATGTCATTGGcttatagatatttatatttattgcttttatttaacCTGTATTAATTCATGAGGTAACAGACATTTCTCACTCACTGCGAGACTGGAAAGATCTGATTTTGAGCCATTGTTATAAACCCCTTCCCTTTTTCCACCCTCATCCACAtaaacactcgcacacacacacaaaaaaaccttcTTTCATACcttcattaaacacacacacacacagaaagctgGGGGTTACGAAAAAGCCAATGGGGTAATCGGATCTCAGTTCGGATGAAAGTGGCTGTGACTTAGTTTTGACATACTTGAATTGATGAACGACAGAACTACAAACAGTTTAGCTGATCTAGGAGAGACTCACTTCTGATTAGAGTTTAGTTTAAACTGTTTCTGCATTCAAAAGCTTTTAATTCTCACTCTGGCTGTATATGTGCCTTTCTATTAAAGCTCATTTAAACATGTCACTGCTTTCTTTCTTGACTACTTGTTGACAAACAACACTGATAAAGGCATGATTAAAACCGTAATTTACTAAAGGTCAACATATCTTGTAATGTGGATAACAAACCacgtgctttttatttaaaagggaCAATTTAGCCCTTCAAATTAAAGTTATGTCCacgtttactcaccctcgtgttgttccacaCCTGTCTGACTTTTTCAACTGTGTGGGTCGGACACTGCTGTCcgaatgaatcaaactgaatcgcgaataatttcagttttaaacaGTTGATACTAGAAACAGGTCTGCCGAAATATGAATGATCATGAATATCGAAGGTATcttcattgttttatatttaaaattgcacTGCTGCTGCCTCGCGATTTGTCTAAGATCCTTAATTCACCTGATAATGAGCGATTTGCGGACGAATCGTACTGATTCGGATCTtttcaataaaacaattaattctGTCCGAATGATTCacgattaattaattataaatgaatgctTTGTTATTGTAGTGCTCTCTTATAAGCAACAGAGGGCGTTATAATGAGTTCTTATGAAATCTAATCACATCaaacttatttaataaaaatggctAAAATCTAGTTACATTTCCCTGAATGTCTTAAAAAGGCAAACGTCAATGTAAAATCAACACCCCAATAAAATGCCCATGAGAACATCAGCTGACCCCATAATGAATGTCGCCCCTCACTGGATGAATGCGAGTAAAACATACAAGAGACATCAAACTGTTTACCACTTAAAATACCATTATATTTAAGAAATGCCACCTCGATATTGTCCAGCCTGGTCAAATGTTACATCCTAATAAAattctgtaaaacaaacaaacaaaccaaaatttattttaaaacggtTGACATACTGTTTTGATAACGGAAAACACTGAATCTAGTTTCATTCCCAATATATGTAATATAGCCCTctataaacaagataaatatagTATTACATACCATTCAAATATATCATTTTATCCATATTAAGCAAAAcaagtaataatataaatagtataaattaTGCTCTAATAGCAATTTAAACATGATTCTATCAATGTCCATGTAAAGTAAAATTCGAAACGTGTTTTTGACAAAGTAGAAAAGGTTGAATCTGAAGAATGGTTTCATCAGATTTGAGTGCTACAGACTGTAGAGAACAATTATTGTGTGGCTACAAATACTGAATGCATATGATGAATTCATAATAACACTTTATATGTGAACACAGTGTCTTTTAATACCAGCACTGGTTCTGATTAACGCTACAGCCATTTTTGCAGCTACTTGACTGGAAGGAGACCCCCATCATGTTGAGTGGTGGAGGAGAAGAGGGGGCCAAAGAGCTGCAGTATACTTGAACTCCAGCAGGGGGCACCAAGCACTGTGTCTGCCCACCTTGTCCTGACACCAGCATTGCAGGATAGGACTGTTGTTGTGGTTGTTGCTGCTGTGGTACCTTGTTACAAGAGGAAAagcacatatacatacattttataattcaGAACAACATTTCCTggaggttttatatatatatatatatatatatatatatattttttttt encodes the following:
- the zftraf1 gene encoding zinc finger TRAF-type-containing protein 1; the encoded protein is MSSMEERMELGVAAAPGSSSSGLGVGPVGGALDAGPGSAGLAGIQEESGVRRDGAGSEPDPDAPPKKRVRLQEGEAGKLEERLYSVLCCTVCLDLPKASVYQCTNGHLMCAGCFIHLLADARLKEEQATCPNCRCEISKSLCCRNLAVEKAVSELPSECSYCLKQFPRSSLERHQTEECQDRVTQCKYKRIGCPWKGPFHELSAHEAECSHPSKTGMELMGILDEMDQSHRRELQLYNSIFSLLCFEKIGFTEVQFRPYRTDDFITRLYYETPRFTVLNQTWVLKARVNDSERNPNLSCKRTLSFQLILKSKVNSALECSFLLLKGPYDDVKIKPVIQHHVFSNDANETEYALLPISDSVECNKLLAAKNINLRLFIFQIQK